Sequence from the Anopheles bellator unplaced genomic scaffold, idAnoBellAS_SP24_06.2 scaffold02035_ctg1, whole genome shotgun sequence genome:
catcagttttttgggatgcgcaaggagttttgtttgtggattacttgtAAACTGGTAATACATTAATTTCGGAATACTATTGTAAACTTTTAGGCCAGCTGAAGGAgagaaatcgtagaaaaagaCTCGGtttgcatgaaaaaaaaaaatatatccTGCtgctagaaaaaaaaattacctgTTATAGAAGCTGGTTTTGCAGCCCATTCCGGATTCTCACTTAAGGGATGGAATTCGTAcattggaatctcgttggaacaagtgtattaaGATTCAGAGGGACTATACTGAATAGTCTCCCTGGccaaagtgtatttcaaaccaaaaaattgtgtttttcttatggaagcgcaaaacttattgaccaACCTGGTACAACGAATTGTATAATTATTCTACGCCGGTAAACGCAAACCGCGCATCCGGCATTAAAGAAGAGCCAGTGGGTTGTGGTTATTATGTGTGTGGGTTCCTTTATTGTCTGATTATCTTCTAAAATCCTAACTTGGTGATAAAGATATATACTTCTTCTGACGGTTACTAAGATTCTATTTGTTCGTCTTCACGACGCTCGGGACTGGAACTCAAGCCATACGCCATGTTCGGTGGCAAACTGTGTGGCCGACTTTTTCAACTGCAAAGGAATCTGCGTCCTGGCACACGGAACCACCCGGAACTGCTTCAGCAGATAGTACAGGACGGCCTTGACTTCCATCAGCGCGAATCGGGATCCTGTGGGAGcgattaaaaacaaaggatACGAACCCTTTCGGTACATAAAGCCTAGCCTCGGTTCGTCACAGGTCTACATACCGATGCAGTTCCGGGGTCCAATACCGAAAGGTATGTAGGTGCCGGGCTGGATGTTTTTGCGGTTCTCCTCGCTGAACCGCTCCGGATCGAATCGCTCCGGATCGGTGTAGTACTTCGGATCGAAGTGCATACCGATGACGGAGATGAACACCGCCATACCCTTCTCGATGGTGAACTTGGTTCCGTTGCCATCGTCGTACTCGTAGTCCCGCACGCACTCCCGGTTCAGGAGCGTGCCGATGGGCCACTTGCGTAGCGTCTCCGACACGACCATGTCCAGGTAGCGTAGGGATTGTAACTTTTCGTAGGAAATATCCTCACCTCCGTCGCCCAGCGATGATTCCGCTTCCCTCAGCTCTAGGA
This genomic interval carries:
- the LOC131214720 gene encoding cytochrome P450 9e2-like, which translates into the protein DVIGTAAFGIKVDSFRDPQNEFISMARSITNQENLWKAVKLLGFTFFPKLMSRLNIDFLSKEEDRFFRGTITETMRVRDEQQIFRPDMIELLMQAKKGSLKHQQADEPQVAAEGFATVEESQIGRRAHDRRWTDSELVAQAFIFFFAGYETISWTISFALYELAIAEDIQQKLFLELREAESSLGDGGEDISYEKLQSLRYLDMVVSETLRKWPIGTLLNRECVRDYEYDDGNGTKFTIEKGMAVFISVIGMHFDPKYYTDPERFDPERFSEENRKNIQPGTYIPFGIGPRNCIGSRFALMEVKAVLYYLLKQFRVVPCARTQIPLQLKKSATQFATEHGVWLEFQSRAS